One Euphorbia lathyris chromosome 1, ddEupLath1.1, whole genome shotgun sequence DNA segment encodes these proteins:
- the LOC136204058 gene encoding uncharacterized protein, translated as MGNTTSSMAAKFAFFPPNPPSYTIKVDESTGKLGISGTRQSHLSEEQVVEVLKIPTKRGNEIIAMYVKNPSASLTILYSHGNAADLGLMFHLFLQLSLHLNVNLMGYDYSGYGQSSGKASEQETYADIEAAYKCLEEKYEAKEEDIILYGQSVGSGPALELATRLPLLRALVLHTPILSGLRVLYPLKKTFWFDIYKNIDKIPSVNCPVLVIHGTEDDVVDFSHGKQLWELCKEKYEPLWIKGGNHCNLELFPEYLTHLRKFVSSIQKLPPHIRNVSAQPEPEQQTEIKSSDCSKEKPRPKLSLDSRVKLGRNSTGTSTDKRRKSIDRPNRGRKSTSDQPDKPRNSLDRLGNMVRSVGFCNVDCLKQTSS; from the exons ATGGGAAATACAACCTCATCAATGGCTGCGAAATTTGCTTTCTTCCCGCCAAACCCACCTTCTTATACGATAAAAGTAGACGAATCCACCGGGAAACTTGGGATTTCAGGTACCCGACAAAGCCACTTAAGTGAAGAACAAGTGGTGGAGGTTTTGAAGATTCCGACAAAGAGAGGGAATGAGATTATAGCTATGTATGTGAAGAACCCGTCTGCTTCGCTTACTATTCTTTACTCTCATGGAAATGCTGCTGATCTTGGCCTCATGTTTCATCTTTTTCTTCAACTTAGTTTGCATCTTAATGTTAATCTTATGGG GTATGATTATTCTGGGTATGGACAATCTTCTGGAAAG GCAAGTGAACAAGAGACATATGCTGATATAGAAGCAGCATACAAATGCCTAGAAGAGAAATATGAggcaaaagaagaagacataATATTGTACGGACAGTCAGTAGGGAGTGGACCTGCTCTTGAATTGGCTACTCGTTTGCCTCTTTTAAGAGCTCTAGTTCTTCACACTCCTATCCTCTCTGGCCTTCGTGTCCTCTATCCTCTCAAAAAAACTTTCTGGTTCGACATTTACAAG AATATCGACAAGATTCCTTCAGTGAATTGCCCAGTTCTGGTAATTCAT GGAACTGAAGACGACGTAGTGGATTTTTCGCATGGAAAACAGCTATGGGAGCTATGCAAAGAGAAATACGAACCCTTATGGATAAAAGGAGGAAACCACTGCAATTTGGAACTGTTCCCAGAATACTTAACCCATCTAAGGAAATTCGTATCTTCCATTCAGAAATTGCCTCCTCATATCCGAAACGTATCTGCACAACCCGAACCCGAGCAGCAGACTGAAATTAAATCTTCAGATTGCAGCAAGGAAAAGCCAAGGCCCAAGCTAAGTCTAGATAGCAGAGTCAAATTAGGAAGAAACAGCACAGGCACAAGCACAGACAAGAGAAGAAAGAGCATTGATCGCCCAAACAGAGGAAGGAAGAGCACTAGCGATCAGCCTGACAAACCAAGAAATAGCTTGGACAG GTTGGGGAATATGGTTAGATCTGTGGGATTCTGCAATGTTGACTGTTTGAAGCAGACATCATCATAA